The Amblyomma americanum isolate KBUSLIRL-KWMA chromosome 5, ASM5285725v1, whole genome shotgun sequence genome window below encodes:
- the LOC144134569 gene encoding myb/SANT-like DNA-binding domain-containing protein 3, whose product MSLQSSQDDSCSQRRPAPRFTFEEKEILLGLVKTYQHVLECKKTDVSSLAKKNATWKEIAGLFNSHHGVTRRDPNQLKKCWANMKQKSKGEDATKKRDRHKTGGGPAKCHVSALSEQVMAVASHISTRAGNATDSDGGIDLPPVASLPVIRLLQPMVDEPGDAECHYSDKGCIG is encoded by the exons ATGTCGCTCCAATCATCGCAAGACGActcctgctcccagcggagaccagcgcctcGCTTTACTTTCGAAGAAAAAGAAATCTTACTGGGTTTGGTGAAGACATACCAGCATGTGCTGGAGTGCAAAAAAACCGACgtgtcgtcgctggcaaaaaaGAATGCCACCTGGAAGGAAATTGCCGGGCTCTTCAACAGCCATCACGGGGTAACCCGACGGgaccccaatcagctcaagaaatgctgggctAATATGAAGCAGAAGTCGAAGGGGGAGGACGCGACgaaaaagagagatcgccacaagacag gaggagggcCAGCGAAATGCCACGTGAGCGCTCTGAGCGAGCAGGTGATGGCTGTTGCCAGCCACATCTCGACCAGGGCAGGCAACGCCACAGACTCGGATGGGGGCAtcgacctgccaccagtggcaagtttgcctgtgATAAGGctgctgcagccaatggtggatgaGCCAGGCGATGCAGAATGCCATTACTCAG ataaaggctgcattggttga